A part of Oncorhynchus kisutch isolate 150728-3 linkage group LG2, Okis_V2, whole genome shotgun sequence genomic DNA contains:
- the LOC109907003 gene encoding zinc finger protein 883 isoform X2 — protein sequence METVCGKGATLDGDMLMVIVKQEEEDNREQMSNGPLSSDTLIKQEQEEGLEQGTTAPGDQLPEETDTLEEAEEEKKRRKGKTEERFWSAVETEDVSGSDSSWCCRLCQRCFSSSWQLTGHCCTGIAGEDGVAHGHKVKLEFRCPVCGDRFLRPTAFIMHKRSHMGQSQYVCGVCGRTLKSLRKLSSHKRSHSRRRGTVAERQQCHDCSQSFCNLTALRSHRERQHGEERNWEDEEDSAVREEEEGSTAVISNDSTRVSAQPPQSPQCHQCFMTFQDAETEERHLRFKHPVEYERHLRGRTVFACCVCDRTFPSSRLLSAHQRTHSKWSLPPTGPEDSVQESTDGGEAEGVDNEKNRAGPTSCEHCHIIFNDPRTWERHMTAKHPPSLSTPTSPGNAYLTSRPARGQLRPYRCSSCGERFIQESTLTKHCTEAHAS from the exons ATGGAGACAGTATGTGGTAAAGGAGCGACATTGGATGGTGACATGCTGATGGTCATCGTTAAACAAGAGGAAGAAGACAATAGGGAGCAGATGTCCAATGGTCCACTGTCATCTGACACACTCATCAAACAGGAGCAAGAAGAGGGCCTAGAACAAGGCACTACAG CTCCAGGCGACCAACTCCCTGAGGAAACCGACACCCTGGAAGAAGCAGAGGAGGAgaaaaagaggaggaagggaaagacTGAAGAGAGGTTCTGGTCTGCTGTTGAGACTGAGGATGTCTCTGGGTCAGACTCCAGTTGGTGCTGCAGACTGTGTCAGCGCTGCTTCAGTTCCTCCTGGCAGCTGACGGGACACTGTTGTACTGGCATCGCGGGGGAGGACGGGGTCGCCCACGGCCACAAGGTCAAACTGGAGTTCCGGTGCCCAGTGTGTGGCGACCGCTTCCTCCGCCCCACAGCCTTCATCATGCACAAGCGCAGTCACATGGGCCAGTCCCAGTACGTCTGTGGGGTCTGTGGACGGACGCTCAAGAGCCTGCGCAAGCTGTCCTCCCACAAGCGCTCACACTCCCGCCGCCGCGGGACTGTGGCTGAACGACAGCAGTGCCATGACTGCAGCCAGAGCTTCTGCAACTTGACGGCACTCAGAAGCCACCGGGAGAGACagcatggagaggagaggaactgggaggatgaggaggacagtgcggtgagagaggaagaggagggaagcaCTGCAGTAATCTCTAATGATTCAACCAGAGTTTCAG CCCAGCCTCCCCAGTCTCCTCAGTGCCACCAGTGTTTCATGACCTTTCAGGATGCAGAGACAGAAGAAAGGCATTTACGCTTCAAGCACCCAGTAGAGTATGAGAGACATCTCAGAGGTCGCACAGTGTTTGCCTGCTGTGTCTGCGACCGTACATTCCCCTCCTCCCGCCTGCTCTCAGCTCACCAACGCACCCACAGCAAGTGGAGTCTGCCCCCCACTGGCCCAGAAGACTCTGTCCAAGAAAGCACAGACGGAGGAGAGGCTGAGG GTGTGGACAATGAAAAAAACAGAGCTGGTCCAACGAGCTGTGAGCACTGTCATATCATCTTCAATGACCCTCGAACCTGGGAACGTCACATGACGGCCAAGCACCCCCCATCCCTGTCGACGCCTACTTCACCAGGGAATGCCTACCTGACTTCTAGACCTGCCAGGGGTCAACTACGACCCTATCGCTGCTCCTCCTGTGGAGAGAGATTCATACAGGAAAGCACCCTGACCAAACACTGCACCGAGGCACACGCCAGCTGA
- the LOC109907003 gene encoding zinc finger protein 883 isoform X1, producing MPTNLKEYNRMETVCGKGATLDGDMLMVIVKQEEEDNREQMSNGPLSSDTLIKQEQEEGLEQGTTAPGDQLPEETDTLEEAEEEKKRRKGKTEERFWSAVETEDVSGSDSSWCCRLCQRCFSSSWQLTGHCCTGIAGEDGVAHGHKVKLEFRCPVCGDRFLRPTAFIMHKRSHMGQSQYVCGVCGRTLKSLRKLSSHKRSHSRRRGTVAERQQCHDCSQSFCNLTALRSHRERQHGEERNWEDEEDSAVREEEEGSTAVISNDSTRVSAQPPQSPQCHQCFMTFQDAETEERHLRFKHPVEYERHLRGRTVFACCVCDRTFPSSRLLSAHQRTHSKWSLPPTGPEDSVQESTDGGEAEGVDNEKNRAGPTSCEHCHIIFNDPRTWERHMTAKHPPSLSTPTSPGNAYLTSRPARGQLRPYRCSSCGERFIQESTLTKHCTEAHAS from the exons ATGCCTACTAATCTCAAAGAATACAATAGGATGGAGACAGTATGTGGTAAAGGAGCGACATTGGATGGTGACATGCTGATGGTCATCGTTAAACAAGAGGAAGAAGACAATAGGGAGCAGATGTCCAATGGTCCACTGTCATCTGACACACTCATCAAACAGGAGCAAGAAGAGGGCCTAGAACAAGGCACTACAG CTCCAGGCGACCAACTCCCTGAGGAAACCGACACCCTGGAAGAAGCAGAGGAGGAgaaaaagaggaggaagggaaagacTGAAGAGAGGTTCTGGTCTGCTGTTGAGACTGAGGATGTCTCTGGGTCAGACTCCAGTTGGTGCTGCAGACTGTGTCAGCGCTGCTTCAGTTCCTCCTGGCAGCTGACGGGACACTGTTGTACTGGCATCGCGGGGGAGGACGGGGTCGCCCACGGCCACAAGGTCAAACTGGAGTTCCGGTGCCCAGTGTGTGGCGACCGCTTCCTCCGCCCCACAGCCTTCATCATGCACAAGCGCAGTCACATGGGCCAGTCCCAGTACGTCTGTGGGGTCTGTGGACGGACGCTCAAGAGCCTGCGCAAGCTGTCCTCCCACAAGCGCTCACACTCCCGCCGCCGCGGGACTGTGGCTGAACGACAGCAGTGCCATGACTGCAGCCAGAGCTTCTGCAACTTGACGGCACTCAGAAGCCACCGGGAGAGACagcatggagaggagaggaactgggaggatgaggaggacagtgcggtgagagaggaagaggagggaagcaCTGCAGTAATCTCTAATGATTCAACCAGAGTTTCAG CCCAGCCTCCCCAGTCTCCTCAGTGCCACCAGTGTTTCATGACCTTTCAGGATGCAGAGACAGAAGAAAGGCATTTACGCTTCAAGCACCCAGTAGAGTATGAGAGACATCTCAGAGGTCGCACAGTGTTTGCCTGCTGTGTCTGCGACCGTACATTCCCCTCCTCCCGCCTGCTCTCAGCTCACCAACGCACCCACAGCAAGTGGAGTCTGCCCCCCACTGGCCCAGAAGACTCTGTCCAAGAAAGCACAGACGGAGGAGAGGCTGAGG GTGTGGACAATGAAAAAAACAGAGCTGGTCCAACGAGCTGTGAGCACTGTCATATCATCTTCAATGACCCTCGAACCTGGGAACGTCACATGACGGCCAAGCACCCCCCATCCCTGTCGACGCCTACTTCACCAGGGAATGCCTACCTGACTTCTAGACCTGCCAGGGGTCAACTACGACCCTATCGCTGCTCCTCCTGTGGAGAGAGATTCATACAGGAAAGCACCCTGACCAAACACTGCACCGAGGCACACGCCAGCTGA